Within the Sebastes umbrosus isolate fSebUmb1 chromosome 5, fSebUmb1.pri, whole genome shotgun sequence genome, the region gccgcccttttatctctgtcatacagaaatataaatgaattactgatataattatccttatcaaaatataaatttgttatcaaatcagaataccaattcattacttataatataagtTAATTGCAATAGaaattcattacttacatatttaactaaatcatattgactagttgttatcttttcttatatatatatatgtatatatatatacacacacacacacacacatctacaacTGTGGGTCTGGACCTTGCGCATGCATACATCTAGAACTGTGGGTCTGCAGGGGGATGATATTGGGGAATGGGCTACTTTTGAGTGTTTTTCTAATTTGCTTTGGCTCAATCTTGAAggacaatatattttttttcaaaacattagTTCAAATCTCTAAACAGtaagtttgttgttcacaaacAAActgcctccttctcgacaagctggtatgacatggttgggaccaatggattcattaggttttctcgtttcatatgataccagtatcttcagccagccagctttaaaactgagcctgctgcaacctaaaaatcgcaagttgcgttaatgagttaaagaaattagtggcgttaaaacaaatttgctttaacctTTCTCAATATGCAAACAAGGTTGTTGTAAtggaataaatgtattttacattaaGAAAATAAGATTTCTCAAGCCTGGTATGTTAAATGCaaaaccaacagtccaaaatataGCCTACAGAGGTGAAATTGGAATTTACAATTCAATTTTCGAAGATTTGTAAACTGTTATTTATTCCAATTTATGTTATATTAAGTTGTGTCTGCCATCCATAGTTTTCAGAATTACAATTCTCAAAAGACAAAGACaattttgtgtcattttatgATATCAGAGTGAGCTTTTTAGCATCTTCCAGCAATGCTGAATGTTTTCCTCTTGACAGGAAAACAGCTGTAATTCTCCTTTGTGGCCACCAGATGTTGACTGTTCAACACCATGCAAGTCTGTATCTTTACCCCAAAGCCTGTCCGTAATAAGACTCCAGCAACCGCATTTGTTAGAGGTTGTTTCTTAAATTGCACTGATTGGCCAGATGGTGTCACCATTATAAAAATCTCTATTTTATGACCAATAACCTCTCAACCATGAGATTGGAATTACCATTTATTTGGGTCTAGTACCATGCATCATCAACCATTGTCCATAATTGCCATCAGATGTTTTACACACCCACTTTTAACTGTCTCCATCATCCTTGTATCATGAGTTCTGTTATTTGTGGTTGTTTAACCACAACATAATAGTTGACGTCAAAGACCCAAAACAGGAAGGGAGGCGGTTTCCCTAAATGTTTAAAGCTCAactttcaatattttctttggGCTATATTAACAATGCATAAAGTGgctgtgtgtaatgtgaaatgtgGTGCAGTGGATGTGTAAGAAGGCAATTGTTTGCTTGTATGTAAGCCATACCAGGTTTGTCTCTCTGACTGGAACCCTCAGCATAAGCTCTTCCGCTCTACTTACATACTTAATAataccttttattattttaaggaTCTACTGTCTCACACTCAACATGTGAATTTAAGCACGTTCATGCATGAGTGTATGTACGATCTATGTTTTATGCATGTATGTACATTGTGACTTTGGTATGTTGTTTGATGCAGTGGCTTGGAgcccaagacaaatttccctgtggggcaataaagtatatcttatctatcttatcttatcttacttaAAAGAGTGCTAATGAGTTGGTGGAAGCTTTGGTTGCAATTAAAATCTTCAGACTTTCGTCTCTCCGTGCAACATCATTTATTTGTCCACTTCTGGACTTATTTGTCAggactgtgtgtctgtcagcttGTTGTGAAACTCTTCTGCCTCCAAGTTGTCAAAAAATAAgtaactgcagctttaaatgaatgaaaaacctTGAATTACATAGAACAGAAGCATGCTGCACTGCGTGGGCTGAAACTGTATTGTGCAACTCcaccgattttacacatcaaagtctgtttacaagTCTTGAGGAGTACTACTACATCTTCAGAGGGAGCTGAACCAAATCTAATGAAGTACCTCgggtgatgtcacttgagtcagtatcggtcgGCGCTGAAGACTATAAGGAAATGACAAAaatctggaggtgtggagttagacAGAAGTGAGGATACCAGGCCGCTGTAGCCAGCTGCTCATCTTTGCTTGCAGCTAGCAGATCAAGGACCAAACAGTGGATAGTCGAGTTGCACTAAGTGCAAACCTAAATCAGTGGAATACTCTTAGGAGATCTGCATGTCTGATCGCACCATAATCAATAAAGTTAAAGCAGGTTTGTCAATCATTCGTCAAAGGCTGGACTAAcgtttttgtgatatttttggTTGGAGGTTTGGTTGTCATTTTCTGAGCGCAAAGGCAAATATGGAAGTGCCTAAAGATGAAGTCTCTCTAATAATCACTAAATGCTGACACTAAGAAAACTCTGGCCTCGTCATAACGTCCACTCTTACAGACTCTGAGACTTCTACATGTGTTCATAACTGGTACATGAGGGCTCACTGAGAAATTAGCAAGACCTTGAGGGCTTTctaacacatttttaaatcacttaatgcacatttttccataatgttgtaaTGCTACAGACTTTGTTTGAGGTATTACTGTACCCACAATTCGTAGTATTTCAATGATAAAAACAGGGGGAATCTGAGAAAGAGCTGGCAAGAACAAGTTTCCATGTAAATACTCTATAGtagcaactagggctgtcaatcgatttaaatatttaatcaagattaatcacacattcttttttatcagttcaaaatgtaccttaaagggagatttgtcaagtatttaatacttatcaacatgggagtgggcaaatatgcttgttttatgcaaatgtatgtatatatttattattatatagaaatatgctcaagtcataacatgacaaactcaagcccaacaggcaacaacagctgtcagtgtgtcagcttgctgacttgactatgacttgccccaaactgcatgtgattatcatacagtgggcatgtctgtaaaggggagactcgtgggtacccatagaaacccttttcattcacatatcttgaggtcagaggtcaagagacccatttgaaaatggccgtgacagcttttcctcgccaaaattcagtacaagtttggagagttatttagcctccttcgtgacaagctagtataacatggttggtaccaatggattccttaggttcttatagtttcatataatgtcagtatcttcagCTTCTaacattaaaactgagcctgcaacaacctagaaatcgcaagttgtgttaatgcgttaaagaaatcagtggcgttaaaatgaatttgcgttaacgtgtttttatcgcgttaactttgacagccctagtaggaACATGGAGTCTAGTTCTTTAGTCTATGAGGGCAAGATCATGTTGATTTTTGGTTCATATGCTTGAACAAACATTACTGAACGTATATTACGTTATCATATAAAAAATGAGCAACAAACACTGACTTTTATTCAATTAGACATGGACTATTCCTCATGAAGCTTTTTAAACCCCTGCATACCTCAGCATTCATACATTTTCACAGGTGAGGAAACTCCACGGACGGCCGGGGCTTTTTCTGTGTAGAGTTTGCATGTTGGCataggtttcctcccacaagaAACCTAGATGCCTGACAGACCGGTGACCACTCCAAGTGCATTCTGGGATCAACTTCAGCCCCCTGCAACTCCAAACATGataaacaaatgtaaaagaCAGAGATGGGAGTCGATATCACCGGGCAAACAATAACATCCCTGGACTGACTTGAGGGCACAATGTTGTTCAGAGCCACAGTAAGAGCCTACAGGGTTGACTCTGCTTATCAGTTAAAAGACATACGCACgcaggcatgcacacacacatgcacccactcacacacacacactcgtggTGAAGACTGTGGTTATAGTGCTGTTTGTAGTGATATTTTCGGAGTAGGGCGTTTTCAACAGTCTTGGGTGTTGTTAACACCTCCGGTTGGCTTGTTGTgaattgaattgtgtttttccttttccccGTTTAATTTACAATAACAGCATCACCACCATGTCATTAGATTCAGATAAACAGATCTATCCTAGATCAAAATTCTTACTATACTGTTTGATTTACTGACGCATGCAATAAAAAGGAGAAGTTGTGTTAGAAATTAAGATACTTTGGTTACAAGGGGAAAGGCCTGTGAATGTTACACCTCCTTACTGTTACACAATGCAGGTCACAGTTATATTACCTTTGTGTTGTTTCCTTTCTTGCTCTTGAAGAGAGAAGCCATGCAAACTGGAGAACTGTGAGtaaaaccacagaaacatgtttgtGATGGACATAGATGGAAGATGACATATAAAACCCACTTGCAATTTTTCATATTACTGAAATAACAACATGTGCTATGAGCATGAAAAACTATATTTTCTTTGGAGCATTGGCCTGATTATAGTTTTATAGTTTCTTCTGACCTTTTTTCAGACCACACTAGCATGCTTTTGAAGCATTTGATAAATGAAAATTATAGTGCAGTGATACAATTAGAGCCTACTTTGCTGAAAGCTTGAAATATATAATCATAAGTCTTTGAAAAATCCACTCTAAAGGGCAAATGTGTTCAGCCACAGGTTCTGGTTTTGCTCATATTTGCAGAGTGGTTTCTTGATTTTGGGGTCTGGCATCACTTTCTAGTGCTTGTAAGATGCCTCGTACGCTGGTTCTCAGTATATTATGTGTTTATGGTTGACTTGAAAGTGGCCATGGTCTCAATGCCTGCCTTATGGCATGCGGTTATGGCCTGCTGGCGCATGGTTGGGGGTTTGCTGAAGTAAAGTGTGCCATGCATGATAGGAGCATGAAGCCAACAACGGGACAGTGGCCTGTCTAACCAACAACCACAGCTGTATGATGAGACATGTGAAACCTTATCTACAGGGAGGGGTACCTTTAAATCTGATTGGGAGTTCCTGTTTTTCTACTTCTGAGAATAATTGAGAAAAAACATAAACTCTAATTTTGCAACCTTGGCTAAGTGCCATGATGTGTAAGTGCAAGTGATTGCAACAGGCCATGTTGAGTCATGttattttacaaaacatttacaaCTTTGTGTGCCAAGGGGGGTTGAAAGAGCACTTCCCGTATAAGTTATCATAGGGCAGCTTGAGCAATATGATTTGATGTGTTGTTGGGGATGGGGGCGTCCTTCAAGTACAGACAATATCATAAAGTACCCTcatagggtgcccttccagtagagaaaacatgataaagtgcattctagggtgcctttccagTGATAAAACTTAATGAAGCGCCTtctagggtgcctttccagTGAGAAAACTTAATGAAGTGCTTTCTAGGGtacccttccagtagagaaaaggTGATAAAGTGCCTGCTATGGGTGCCCtcccagtagagaaaacatgattgtACCTTCTAGGGTGCCTTTACAGTGAGAAAATATGGTTAAGTGCCTTCTAGGGTGACCTTTcattggagaaaacatgatgaagtgccttctagggtgACCTTAGagaagagaaaacatgatgaagtgccctccaagatgcccttccagtgaagaaaacatgGTGAGGTGCCCACTAAGGTGCCCATATGGTATATAAAACATGATTGATGACCTTTCCAGTGGAGAATACAAGATGCAGTGCACTaatgggtgcccttaaatggaaaaaaaaacgtgaaattAAACTGTGAAAATCTCACAATTGCTTTGTCTCTTTTTAAGTGGATGGAACAAAAGTGACGGCAATCTCTCTGTTGCataccatgtgtgtgtgtgtgtatgtgtgtgtgtgtgcgtgggtgtgtgtgtgtgttttttgggtGTGGTGTTTACTACCTAACCTACTTCCCCATCAAAAATGTGCTTCAAAAATCTGTAGTCAGCTACATCTTCTCACTCCCTGACTCACTCAGCATCCCCACCAGCAGCCAGAGTAAGTACCCTCCACTGCACAGCATTCACACCACTCTACAGCCATGATAATTACCTGTAATGGATTTTATCAATATATAATAAGATGAAATCAGAATGCAATGTAAAAGGTTTCAGAATTTCTACTTAACTCTTGGGGTATAGCATGAAGTACTTGATgtggagtttaaaaaaaaaaaaaaaggtttagcCCAAATTTGATCTGACATTAACCttggaaaaaaagatttatgtttctttagaagtgtttgattaatttattttgattgATTTCACTGAAGAGagttttaagagaaaaaagaaaaaaatatgtttttgccattttttttcctccatttttttataattgttataattattattatagcgCAGTAATTCAGTCAGCAGTATTTGGGAAATTTTGAGAAAGAATTTTCCAGCGTTCttgtaaaaaacaacatgtgtatttgttgatttaaatgCCCTGTGCAGCTGCTCACTCATCCTGTGTTAACCACAACTAGGTGGAGTGTTGTAGCACATGAGGGAGGCATTTAAATGATGTCTTTTAAATTGATTGAAGCGCCGTAATGAGGAAGCACACAGTACAGTCATGAGGGGTGAGGGGAGTTGTATCTTATTTTCACATAGATGCTGTATTGAAATTGTTCTTATTTCTTGTGTGCAGGCAGAGCTCCCATGGTTAGAGTGTGGTGATAGCCTGTCTGATCGCAGGAGTTTCACACTAATTCCCGTGCAGCTCGTACCAGCTCGGTTCCGCCTGTTCCCACTCCACAGCCTTCATCCTGACCAGCCCAGCCGCTACTATGgacatcttctcctcctcttgccCCCACTTGTACCACTTACCCAGCTACCCCAGCAACACCACCACATCAAACGATACCACCACGGCCAACGAGATCAACCATGTGATCCTGCGGCATTACAACCACACCGGCCGCCTGCAGAACAGAACCGTCTCAAACACCCAGAACCACATCAGTGCCTCCGTGGCCGTCTTCCTCTTCGTCAGTATTTTCATCATCCTGGAGAACCTCCTGGTGCTGGTGGCCGTCATCTCCCGCATCCGCAACAGCCGGCGCTGGGTTTACATCTGCATCGCCAACATCACGCTCAGTGACCTCCTCACCGGTGCTGCCTACCTGCTCAACATCTGCATGTCTGGCAGGCAGACGTTTCGCCTCAGCCCTGCTCTGTGGCTCTTCAGGGAAGGGATGGTGTTTGTGGCCTTGGCAGCATCCATATTCAGCTTGTTGCTGATTGCCGTGGAGCGTTACACCACCATGATGAAGCCACTGCCCCAGAAGTCAGCCAGGAAGTCCTATAGGATCTACGGCTTGGTGGTGCTCTGCTGGGTTTTGGCGCTGGTGATTGGTTTCCTCCCCTTGCTGGGCTGGAACTGTGTGTGCAGCCTGGACGAATGctccaccctcctccctctctactCTAAGAGCTACATCTTTTTCACTctcctcatcttcttcatcatcctccTGGCTATTGGCGTGCTATATGGTAAAATCTTCTGCCACGTACACAAGAGTGCACAGCAGGGCCCCCCGCGCGGTCGCAAACGCACTTCTGATCTGCTTAAAACTGTGATCACCATTGTTGTGGCCTTTATAGTCTGCTGGGGGCCTCTGTTCCTGCTCTTACTGGTGGATTTCTTCTGTAAATCCCGCAAGTGTGCAGTGCTGTTCAGCGCTGACTTTTGCATCTCTGTGGCTGTCCTCAACTCTGCCCTGAACCCCGTAATCTACGCACTAGGCAGCAGCGACATGAGGAAGGCTATCTGTaagctgctgtgctgctgctgcccgaAGGCCTGCCTCTGTCACCCAGACACGTCCGCATCCAAGGAGACGAGCAGCACCTCAGGGAGCCGGAGAGACAGTTTGAGGAACAGTTTTAACAAGGTCAGGAATCTGAGCGTGGCCTCCCCGCCGTCAACACCGAGCAAGACTCGCAGGGCACCCAAAAAATACAGGCTGAGCTCCACCACCAGCTGCCTCTCGGTTTCAAGCGGTTAAACCACAAAGTGCTCCCCTCCCAAGCAAAGACCTGTGTGTTCACTGATACACATCTAACCGTTTCCTGGTTTGAATGTTCAATGCTTTGCCTGCAGGCACTTGCACTGATACTTACACACTGTcagaaaacctgttaaaaatatgaattcatCTTGAAGTTTGCAATGATaagcagttttttgttttgcattagAGTACTAGACATGCCTTTTATCCAATGCATTTGACACACTTTATTGATCTGTTGTTGCACTGTACTTGTTTGTATTACCCAGTCAAgaataaaatgtgaattttttATAGAAGTATTATTAAGTATTATTTACTAGAATAACATGGAAATGTATAATGTGCAGAATGGaaaaatgtgtatatactgtatgtgttgtaacattttttgtaagctggatgttttactgtatgatgaaaatataaataaagtttattttgctttataCGTGAGTGCATGCTGTTAATTACCTCTGCTTTCCTCTGGAGGGAGACACATCATCGAAGCCTTGACTGGCTGCTGTGGATGGATCAGATCATTAAAAATGCTTTAGATGGACAGTAACCTCAACACATCTTGGTTTTATAACTTTATCTACATTTTACATATACCACCACattaaaattacatattttaatctcTGCCAAAATAAACAAGATCTTTGTTCCCTCATCAGTTTAATGCAAGTTTGCGAAACACTCATGTGACTGCACATGAGAgaatatactttatactttacttTTAAAGGCTCGTCTTCTTTGTTAGACCTGACAGACTCCTCAAaacgccttttttttttgccggcTGCTCTCCCCTCCCTGCTTTTCTGACAGGATGACTGATTGAAGTTCAGTTTAGAGGAGGTGAGGGCTGGGACTGCAGCCCCAAGGGCACACACAGCCAGGGCTAATTGATAAATGCATTATGACTGTCTGGCAGGGTAGATAGATGAGGTTTAGCAGATAGTATGCACCTGTGAATTATACAGGCTACTGTACTGCACtcctgctactttatactgGAGCAACTGGTTTTGTCTTGTAAAAGTattttcacaaaacaaaaccaacgtTCTGCCATGCTGCAAAGACAGAGTATGCAAAGTGTGCTCTCTGGCTGTTTCACCGTTTTATTCCATGAAACAGTCACTGCAATAGATCACAGCCACAAGGTGCAGACGCGCTTACTGTGAGAAGTCAATACTGTATTGTTCTCACTTTCAGTATTTGCTTTACTTTCTAGTATCGTTTTTCACACCCCGTTCTCTTCACATCATATCTTACAGAAATGGCCACTTACATCTTAAAGCCATATTTCCTCTAtgacattaaatattcatgattaATTAAGCAACAGCTCAAGTTAAAGTTCAGAAAAAAAGCATCAGTTATTTATTAGGCGTGTACTCAAAAATCTCAGCTAGTTCGTTGCAGGGTGGTGTGGTTGGATCAGTTTGTTTGACATCAGCAAACAACCACCAACCGTCAACAGATTCTGATTCGAATGATGCTGAATGCTGATTGGTGCTCAGGATTGCATGACATCAGCTTTTTTCCCCAACTACCTTAAGCCCCAAGCTCTCATGTAAGATATAGAAAAAATAGTGCGTTCAAGTAAAAGCAAATTGCTcagaagctgattgagaaaatatgtttatatggATATGGCCCTTTAACCATGAAGGACCAGTTCtataaatatattgtttgtttttactgagtGACCATTAAAATCCTATGTGTTTTATTAAGTGTAAAATTAAAGCCCATTCAAAAACCATTAAGATAGTAATGTGTTAGAGGACATTCTGAAAACGACTGGTTAATCATAACAGGTTACGGCtgaaatgatttattattgcaaattacAAATGACAAATTAAACTGCTGATACAGTAAGAGTCTGTGTGGTTTTgcgtgtggttgtgtgtgtggttgtgtgtgtgtgtgtgtgtggtttgttgtgtatgtgtgtgcgtgagtcaTGTTCACAAACCCATGCTGACGATAAAAGAGATTAAGCAAGAGCACAAGATGGTGAAAATATCcttaatccttttttttctcagccAGAGTTTGCAGAATGTTGTTGTAAATGACTTTAAAGTGTCCCTGTAGACTGCAGCGATGCATTAGCCTCCCCAGGAGGTGTATTTTCTCACAGAGggttttttaaaaagattaaataTGATACTGGGATTATCTGTCAATTGTTTAatgagtatttatttctttactgtTCTAGCTAGTGtactgtcatttttaaaacagtgggcaacctccggggtctgaaaagtgaagccaatgctgaagtgccttaaacttgcattctttctaatagccagcagggggcgactcctctggttgcaaaaagatgtctgattgtatagaagtctatgaacgACATATGGCATGAGTTTTAGCAACATGCTCTCAAAGCCTAGTGGGAGCTGTTTAATTCggacaaaatatttcttatctttgttaaagggactgtttgtaagaatcagaaattgcttgttaacagcgatgttaagtcaacgaaagtcagcgtcctgttgcttgggctcgcgcttgtgctcgctctacatagacatgaacgagcatcgctcaaaacagtgaggcgacacacgtcagctaaaaccacaatatcactctatatttcacctgcttggcagtaatgttagctgaccagacgaaggtctctccatgaatcactgctgatcctagtgttggcttttcctgcctcagcctcccgaccgcggtcggagggaacaggggagacaccggagttttggtcggacaggataacgtttctcgctgcggagccccgtcacttcacaagacacgggaaacctctgttggtctggaggagctgcagcatttatttctccGCAAAcctccactgtacattcactagatattctcagagctaaactaactcttctgcagtgtgtagtgtgcgcgcatgcatgtgataGTGGAGTGAAAGCGCGAGAActagcgcggtgtgtgagtgaaggcaagcaggctgaggagcagaggagcagaggagcagagtacagcagagactccggccctggagaccaaggctacggtctcccccgcgtcctccgaccgcagccaacactgttttgcaagacaggcttcactatatataactttgcggtttggtgcttccgtgtagtttgtgttggagtctcgtctgaacagcgtagccacacacgagcgcgcatgggacaccgacccagattgaattatacgtgtaagaagttacaaacagtccctttaacataaatatagaCAGAAAATCCTGATATCATGTTTCAAGAGAGAGGAAATTACAATTGAGCAATAAAAGACTTTAACAGAATCTAATCTGGAAACTAGACGTGACTTCAGCTCTATAATATACTGCAATAATATTCATGCAAGCAAGGAACAATAAGATCACTTGCTTATCAAAAAAGTCTTTTGAGATGTTCCACCATCTTGGCAGCCAGTCACGTTGGCATTCCTGTTTGTGACGTGTGTGAGCTGCACGGGCTCGTCGGTGACGACCAGAGGAAGGAAATGGGTGTTGATGTGAGAAAGGAAGAACTTTGCTTTTCTCCGTATTACCTGTAACGGCCGCCCACGCAGCGGCTGAGCTGATTGTGCAGTAATAGCAggagagcacacaaacacacacattcatataaaTGCATACTGGATTGCAACTGTGCATGCATAActtacacacagacactctgTAGATGTAAGTGCACACACTCAGAAGCAAACAtgcccataaacacacactctaaATCCGGTGTCTGCAGCCGTTTATGAGGTTTCTAAGACGTAAGGATTTCTTCAAaatcttttcctgtttttgtggCCGGGGAAGCAAACAAGTCATTGCtggttgtgagtgtgtgtgtgtgtgtgtgtgtgtgtgtgtgtgtgtgtgtttgtgtgagttccCCTCTCATGAATTCCTGCATCTTTACGGTTAAGAGTAGGGGATAAGCCTCTCTCATCCTTGGTCCTGGCACGGCTCCAGGTCCGGTGCCTGATGAAAAAGCAACAGCAAATTCCAGGCTTTATTAGCTCTAGCTTCAGAGACATTCGTTGTATCATATTTGACATGTCAGGGGCTGATCAGtaatctctctctccttctccccttACAACAACAAGGCCTTTTCTCTGCACTAAATGAGGTACGATGGGTTAATGACGGTTGCGTGCAGACGTGGCTATGCCCTCAATAATTACCTCGCTGGCTTTGCCTCCAGGTGTTCAGCAGACAGCTAATGATGTACTGTCTGAGGAGAGGGGAAGGCAGCGGGTGAGGCACGGAGACGCTACACGGGGGGAGAGAGGGCGATACGCTGCCATCAGCACTGCGACAACTCGGTGACACATGTGCTTCACAAAAACTGGATGTAACATCAAAGCctggaaaaagaaaactgttaaatgttaaaatctctatTCAACCATCATGGATAAGAAATGTGTTTGCTCTCAGTTtgttaaaaactgtaatttgtTAAAGGGAAATTCCACTCTTTTAGATCCTtggtcaattttatttgtatttttgatCATCACTCCCATCCGTTATAATAAGATTTTACTAGCCGAGATATGGGGCTTACAGCTTTACACTTGACTCAGTTTAAAGGGACACTCCACCCAAAATCTTGAAGTGTGGAAGTCAACACGACGGTTATGAAGTGACCCAGTTTCTTGTAGAACTACAGATCCAGATGTCTATAGAAATGTCTCTTAAACCTCCTACTGCAGCATAATCTACATCTCTGTGATCCAACCATGTGCCCAAATATGACTAAATGCACAGCTTCTGATCTCAATACTCGTACACAACTCTCTAAAGCAAGTGCGTGTGTTGGGTTATACACAGAGTGGATGCTGaatgcaacacaatacatacaaCAAAGGTTAGCTACTTTATCTCAATCTTCATGGGTAAGTACGATGGTCCCaataatttactgtatataagaagtggatatagtcaccgtgacgtcacccattggtttgtggaccaaggttttgaagccttgagttcagcattttggccggcGCTGTCTTGGTTTTTCgcaaccacaagtgacacgagagggtggagctaagtacaaccgaataatgaatgacatttttaggcaaccaaaatgttccaATTaacttcatgaactgaaaacacactgtgaaagggtcaaagttctaagacaaaaacacggagaacccccagaccagacaacgccgtggtagcgacctgtcaatcacaaggcagccacgccctaaagcatcccctgctttggggtctatttgactctaaatgggaccataatttactaaatgaacatcatgctgtattgaagaagacttgaaactagcgattgagatcataaactcaagtttacaatgtttactgaggtaataaatcaagtgagaagtggggtcattttctcatagacttctatacaatcagacttctttttgtaaccagaggagtcgccccctgctggctattagaaagaatgcaagtttaaggcacttctgcactggctt harbors:
- the s1pr4 gene encoding sphingosine 1-phosphate receptor 4 translates to MDIFSSSCPHLYHLPSYPSNTTTSNDTTTANEINHVILRHYNHTGRLQNRTVSNTQNHISASVAVFLFVSIFIILENLLVLVAVISRIRNSRRWVYICIANITLSDLLTGAAYLLNICMSGRQTFRLSPALWLFREGMVFVALAASIFSLLLIAVERYTTMMKPLPQKSARKSYRIYGLVVLCWVLALVIGFLPLLGWNCVCSLDECSTLLPLYSKSYIFFTLLIFFIILLAIGVLYGKIFCHVHKSAQQGPPRGRKRTSDLLKTVITIVVAFIVCWGPLFLLLLVDFFCKSRKCAVLFSADFCISVAVLNSALNPVIYALGSSDMRKAICKLLCCCCPKACLCHPDTSASKETSSTSGSRRDSLRNSFNKVRNLSVASPPSTPSKTRRAPKKYRLSSTTSCLSVSSG